The following are from one region of the Streptococcus sp. 1643 genome:
- a CDS encoding response regulator transcription factor produces the protein MKILLVDDHEMVRLGLKSYFDLQGDVEVVGEAANGAQGISLALELHPDVIVMDIVMPEMNGIDATLAILKEWPEAKILIVTSYLDNEKIMPVLNAGARGYMLKTSSADELLNAVRKVAAGELAIEQEVSKKVEYHRNHIELHEELTARERDVLQLIAKGYENQRIADELFISLKTVKTHVSNILAKLEVSDRTQAAVYAFQHHLVGQEDF, from the coding sequence ATGAAAATTTTACTGGTAGATGACCATGAAATGGTTCGATTGGGCTTGAAAAGCTACTTTGACCTCCAAGGGGATGTAGAAGTTGTGGGGGAGGCGGCCAATGGGGCTCAAGGGATTTCCTTGGCCTTGGAATTGCACCCAGATGTCATTGTCATGGATATTGTCATGCCTGAGATGAACGGGATTGATGCAACCTTGGCTATCCTCAAAGAATGGCCTGAAGCCAAGATTTTGATTGTGACCTCTTATCTAGACAATGAAAAAATCATGCCTGTCTTAAATGCTGGGGCTAGGGGCTATATGCTCAAGACTTCAAGTGCAGACGAATTACTGAACGCTGTTCGTAAGGTTGCTGCTGGAGAGCTTGCTATTGAACAAGAGGTCAGCAAGAAGGTCGAATACCACCGCAATCATATAGAGCTTCATGAGGAACTGACTGCGCGTGAACGAGATGTCCTACAACTCATCGCCAAGGGCTATGAAAATCAGCGCATCGCAGACGAACTCTTTATCTCTCTCAAGACGGTCAAAACCCATGTGTCTAATATCCTAGCCAAGCTTGAGGTCAGCGATCGCACCCAGGCGGCGGTCTATGCCTTTCAGCACCACTTGGTGGGGCAGGAGGATTTTTAG
- the liaF gene encoding cell wall-active antibiotics response protein LiaF — MKKFQIFLFIEACLLTGALILMVSEHFSRFLLILFLFLLLLRYYTGKEGNNVFLLVATILFFFIVMLNPFVILAIFVAVIYSLFLLYPMMNQEKEETDLVFEEVVTVKNERNPWFGNLHHFSSHQTCQFDDINLFRLMGKDTIHLERVILTNHDNVIILRKMVGTTRIIVPVDVEISLSVNCLYGDLTFLHQPKRALRNEHYHQETRDYLKSNKSVKIFLTTMVGDVEVVRG; from the coding sequence ATGAAAAAATTTCAAATCTTTTTATTTATTGAAGCCTGTCTGTTGACGGGGGCTCTGATTTTGATGGTATCAGAGCATTTTTCGCGTTTTCTGCTGATTCTGTTCCTCTTTTTACTCTTGCTCCGCTATTATACAGGGAAAGAGGGCAACAACGTCTTCCTCCTTGTAGCGACTATTCTTTTCTTTTTCATCGTCATGCTCAATCCCTTTGTGATTTTAGCTATCTTTGTGGCAGTGATCTACAGTCTCTTTCTTCTCTATCCAATGATGAACCAAGAAAAAGAGGAGACGGATTTGGTCTTTGAAGAGGTGGTGACAGTTAAAAATGAACGAAACCCTTGGTTTGGCAATCTCCATCATTTCTCTAGTCACCAGACCTGCCAGTTTGACGATATCAATCTCTTTCGCCTCATGGGTAAGGACACCATTCATTTAGAAAGAGTTATCCTAACCAATCATGACAATGTCATCATCCTCCGTAAAATGGTCGGAACGACTAGGATTATCGTACCTGTAGATGTTGAAATCAGTCTAAGTGTCAACTGTCTCTATGGAGATTTAACTTTCCTCCATCAACCCAAGCGAGCCCTTCGCAATGAACACTATCATCAGGAAACCAGAGACTATCTCAAGAGTAACAAGAGCGTCAAGATTTTCCTAACTACTATGGTTGGCGATGTGGAGGTGGTCAGAGGATGA
- the mvk gene encoding mevalonate kinase — protein MTKKVGVGQAHSKIILIGEHAVVYGYPAISLPLLEVEVTCKVVPAESPWRLYEEDTLSMAVYASLEYLDIKEACIRCVIDSAIPEKRGMGSSAAISIAAIRAVFDYYQADLPHDVLEILVNRAEMIAHMNPSGLDAKTCLSDQPIRFIKNVGFTELEMVLSAYLVIADTGVYGHTREAIQVVQSKGKDALPFLHALGELTQQAEDAIRRKDAEGLGQILSQAHLHLKEIGVSSPEADSLVETALSHGALGAKMSGGGLGGCIIALVANLDQAQELAKRLEEKGAVQTWIESL, from the coding sequence ATGACAAAAAAAGTTGGTGTCGGTCAGGCACATAGTAAGATTATTTTAATAGGAGAGCACGCTGTCGTCTACGGCTATCCAGCTATTTCTCTGCCTCTCTTAGAGGTGGAAGTGACCTGCAAGGTGGTCCCTGCTGAAAGCCCGTGGCGTCTTTATGAGGAGGATACCTTGTCCATGGCGGTTTATGCTTCGCTGGAGTATTTGGATATCAAAGAAGCCTGCATTCGATGTGTGATTGACTCGGCTATCCCTGAAAAACGTGGAATGGGTTCGTCAGCGGCTATCAGCATAGCAGCCATTCGAGCTGTTTTTGACTACTATCAAGCCGATCTGCCTCATGATGTACTAGAAATCTTGGTCAATCGGGCTGAGATGATTGCCCATATGAATCCAAGCGGTTTGGATGCTAAGACCTGTCTCAGCGACCAGCCTATTCGCTTTATCAAGAACGTAGGATTTACAGAGCTTGAGATGGTTCTATCCGCCTATTTAGTCATTGCAGATACAGGCGTGTATGGTCACACTCGTGAAGCAATCCAAGTAGTTCAAAGTAAGGGCAAGGATGCCCTACCGTTTTTGCATGCCTTGGGAGAATTGACCCAGCAGGCAGAAGATGCGATTAGAAGAAAAGATGCTGAGGGACTGGGACAAATCCTCAGTCAAGCGCATTTACATTTAAAAGAAATTGGTGTCAGCAGCCCTGAGGCAGACTCCCTCGTTGAAACGGCTCTTAGCCATGGTGCTCTAGGTGCCAAGATGAGTGGTGGTGGACTAGGAGGCTGTATTATCGCCTTGGTAGCCAATCTGGATCAAGCGCAAGAACTAGCAAAACGATTAGAAGAGAAAGGAGCTGTTCAGACATGGATCGAAAGCCTGTAA
- a CDS encoding phosphomevalonate kinase: MIAVKTCGKLYWAGEYAILEPGQLALIKAIPIYMRGEIAFSDSYRIYSDLFDFAVDLTPNPDYSLIQETIALVEDFLVYRGQALQPFSLEIRGKMEREGKKFGLGSSGSVVVLVIKALLALYNLSIDQDLLFKLASAVLLKRRDNGSMGDLACIVAEDLVLYQSFDRLKVAAWLQEESLATVLERDWGFSISQVQPGLECDFLVGWTKQVAVSSQMVKQIKQNIGQNFLTSSKATVSALVEVLEQGNAEKIIEQLETASQLLEGLSLDIYTPSLRQLKEAGQDLQAVAKSSGAGGGDCGIALSFDVQSTETIKNRWADLGIELLYQERIGHDNKS; this comes from the coding sequence ATGATTGCTGTTAAAACTTGCGGAAAACTATACTGGGCAGGTGAATATGCTATTTTAGAGCCAGGACAGTTGGCCTTGATAAAGGCGATACCTATCTATATGAGGGGAGAGATTGCCTTTTCTGATAGCTACCGTATCTATTCAGATCTGTTTGATTTTGCAGTGGACTTGACGCCAAATCCTGACTACAGCTTGATTCAAGAAACGATTGCTCTAGTGGAAGATTTCCTCGTTTATCGTGGGCAAGCCTTGCAACCTTTTTCCTTGGAAATTCGTGGAAAAATGGAACGAGAAGGGAAAAAGTTTGGTCTAGGCTCTAGCGGTAGTGTCGTTGTCTTGGTGATCAAGGCCCTGCTGGCTCTGTATAATCTTTCAATTGATCAGGATCTCTTATTCAAGCTGGCTAGCGCGGTCTTACTCAAGCGACGAGACAATGGTTCTATGGGAGACCTTGCCTGTATTGTGGCAGAAGATTTGGTTCTCTACCAGTCATTTGATCGCCTAAAGGTGGCTGCTTGGTTGCAAGAAGAAAGCTTGGCGACGGTTTTGGAGCGTGACTGGGGCTTTTCTATCTCACAAGTGCAACCGGGCCTAGAATGTGATTTCCTAGTGGGATGGACCAAGCAAGTGGCCGTATCGAGTCAAATGGTCAAGCAAATCAAGCAAAACATAGGCCAGAATTTTTTAACTTCCTCAAAAGCAACGGTATCTGCTTTGGTAGAAGTCTTGGAGCAGGGGAATGCAGAAAAAATTATCGAGCAGCTGGAAACAGCCAGTCAGCTTTTAGAAGGTTTGAGCCTAGATATATACACACCTTCGCTGAGACAGTTGAAAGAAGCCGGTCAAGATTTGCAGGCTGTTGCCAAGAGTAGTGGCGCTGGTGGTGGTGACTGTGGCATTGCCTTGAGTTTTGATGTGCAATCAACTGAAACCATAAAAAATCGCTGGGCCGATCTGGGGATTGAGCTCTTATACCAAGAAAGGATTGGACATGACAACAAATCGTAA
- a CDS encoding response regulator transcription factor, translating into MGKRILLLEKERNLAHFLSLELQKEQYRVDLVEEGQKALSMALQTDYDLILLNARLGDMTAQDFADKLSRTKPASVIMVLDHREELQDQIETIQRFAVSYIYKPVIIDQLVARISAIFRGRDFIDQHCSQMKVPTSYRNLRMDVEHHTVYRGEEMIALTRREYDLLATLMGSKKVLTREQLLESVWKYESATETNIVDVYIRYLRSKLDVKGQKSYIKTVRGVGYTMQE; encoded by the coding sequence ATGGGGAAACGGATTTTATTACTTGAGAAAGAACGAAATCTCGCTCATTTTCTCAGTCTGGAACTCCAAAAAGAGCAATACCGTGTTGATCTGGTTGAGGAGGGGCAAAAAGCCCTCTCCATGGCTCTCCAGACAGATTATGACTTGATTTTACTGAATGCTCGTCTGGGGGATATGACGGCCCAGGATTTTGCAGACAAGCTGAGTCGGACAAAACCGGCCTCAGTGATCATGGTCTTAGACCATCGCGAAGAATTGCAAGACCAGATTGAGACAATCCAGCGCTTCGCCGTTTCTTACATCTATAAGCCAGTGATTATTGATCAGCTGGTGGCTCGTATTTCAGCGATTTTCCGAGGTCGGGACTTTATCGACCAACACTGTAGTCAGATGAAGGTCCCAACGTCTTATCGCAATTTGCGTATGGATGTAGAACATCATACCGTTTATCGTGGCGAGGAGATGATTGCTCTAACGCGCCGTGAGTATGACCTTTTGGCCACTCTCATGGGAAGCAAGAAGGTCTTGACTCGTGAGCAGTTGTTGGAAAGTGTTTGGAAGTACGAAAGTGCGACAGAAACCAATATCGTGGATGTTTATATCCGTTATCTACGTAGCAAGCTTGATGTAAAAGGTCAAAAAAGCTACATTAAAACCGTGCGTGGTGTTGGATACACCATGCAAGAATAG
- the mvaD gene encoding diphosphomevalonate decarboxylase translates to MDRKPVTVRSYANIAIIKYWGKKKEKEMVPATSSISLTLENMYTETTLSPLPTDATADAFYINGQLQSEAEHAKMSKIIDRYRPAGEGFVRIDTQNNMPTAAGLSSSSSGLSALVKACNAYFQLGLDQSQLAQEAKFASGSSSRSFYGPLGAWDKDSGEIYPVETDLKLAMIMLVLEDKKKPISSRDGMKLCVETSTTFDDWVRQSEKDYQDMLVYLKENDFVKVGELTEKNALAMHATTKTASPAFSYLTDATYEAMDFVRQLREQGEACYFTMDAGPNVKILCQEKDLEHLSEIFGQRYRLIVSKTKDLSQDDCC, encoded by the coding sequence ATGGATCGAAAGCCTGTAACAGTACGTTCCTACGCAAATATTGCCATTATCAAATATTGGGGAAAGAAAAAAGAAAAAGAAATGGTTCCTGCGACCAGCAGTATTTCTCTGACTTTAGAAAACATGTACACAGAGACGACCTTGTCGCCTCTACCGACGGATGCGACTGCTGATGCCTTTTATATCAATGGTCAACTTCAGAGTGAGGCCGAGCATGCCAAGATGAGCAAAATCATTGACCGCTACCGTCCGGCTGGGGAAGGTTTTGTCCGTATTGATACTCAAAACAACATGCCGACTGCGGCTGGCTTATCATCCAGTTCTAGTGGTTTGTCCGCCTTGGTCAAGGCTTGCAATGCTTATTTCCAGCTTGGTTTGGATCAGAGTCAGTTGGCACAGGAGGCTAAGTTTGCCTCAGGTTCTTCCTCTCGTAGTTTTTATGGACCACTGGGTGCTTGGGATAAGGATAGTGGGGAAATCTACCCTGTAGAGACAGATCTGAAACTAGCTATGATTATGTTGGTGCTAGAGGACAAGAAAAAACCAATTTCTAGCCGTGATGGGATGAAACTTTGTGTGGAAACCTCGACGACCTTTGATGACTGGGTGCGCCAGTCTGAGAAGGATTATCAGGATATGCTGGTTTATCTCAAAGAGAATGATTTTGTCAAGGTTGGGGAATTAACGGAGAAAAATGCCCTTGCTATGCACGCTACGACCAAAACAGCATCCCCAGCCTTTTCTTATCTAACGGATGCGACTTATGAAGCGATGGACTTTGTCCGTCAACTTCGTGAACAAGGCGAAGCCTGCTACTTTACCATGGATGCCGGTCCCAATGTCAAGATTCTCTGTCAGGAGAAAGACTTGGAGCATTTATCAGAAATTTTCGGTCAACGTTACCGCTTGATTGTGTCAAAAACAAAGGATTTGAGCCAAGATGATTGCTGTTAA
- the cbpF gene encoding choline-binding protein CbpF, whose translation MKIVKKMMQIALAVFFFGLLATSAVLADDTDSEGWQFVQENGRTYYKKGNLKETYWRVIDGKYYYFDPLSGEMVVGWQYIPAPHKGVTIGPSPRQEIAFRPDWFYFGQDGVLQEFVGKQVLEAKTATNTNKHHGEQYDSPAEKRVYYFEDQRSYHTLKTGWISDEGHWYYLQEDGGFDSRINRLTVGELARGWVKDYPLTYDEEKLKAAPWYYLDPETGIMQTGWQYLGNKWYYLRSSGSMATGWYQEGSTWYYLDAENGDMKMGWQYLGNKWYYLRSSGSMATGWYQEGSTWYYLHTSNGDMKTGWFQVNGKWYYAYSSGALAVNTTVEGYFVNYNGEWVQ comes from the coding sequence ATGAAAATAGTAAAAAAAATGATGCAAATCGCATTAGCAGTCTTTTTCTTTGGTTTGCTAGCAACAAGTGCAGTATTGGCGGATGATACTGATTCAGAAGGCTGGCAATTTGTCCAAGAAAATGGTAGAACCTACTACAAGAAGGGGAACCTCAAAGAAACCTACTGGCGAGTGATTGATGGGAAGTACTATTATTTTGATCCTTTATCTGGAGAGATGGTTGTCGGCTGGCAGTATATACCTGCTCCACACAAAGGGGTTACGATTGGTCCTTCTCCAAGACAAGAGATTGCTTTTAGACCAGATTGGTTTTACTTTGGTCAAGATGGGGTACTACAAGAATTTGTTGGCAAGCAAGTGTTAGAAGCAAAAACTGCTACAAATACCAACAAACATCATGGGGAACAATATGATAGTCCAGCAGAGAAACGAGTCTATTATTTTGAAGACCAACGAAGTTATCACACCTTAAAAACTGGTTGGATTTCTGACGAAGGGCATTGGTATTATTTACAGGAGGATGGTGGCTTTGATTCTCGCATCAACAGATTGACTGTTGGGGAGCTAGCACGTGGTTGGGTCAAAGATTATCCTCTAACCTATGATGAAGAGAAGCTAAAAGCGGCTCCATGGTACTACCTAGACCCAGAAACTGGTATTATGCAAACTGGTTGGCAATATCTAGGTAATAAGTGGTACTACCTCCGCTCATCGGGATCTATGGCGACTGGCTGGTATCAGGAAGGCTCCACTTGGTACTATTTAGATGCTGAAAATGGTGATATGAAAATGGGCTGGCAATACCTTGGTAACAAATGGTACTACCTTCGTTCATCAGGATCTATGGCGACTGGCTGGTATCAGGAAGGTTCGACTTGGTATTATCTACATACAAGTAATGGCGATATGAAGACTGGTTGGTTCCAGGTCAATGGCAAATGGTACTATGCTTACAGCTCAGGTGCTTTAGCAGTGAATACGACCGTAGAAGGCTATTTTGTCAACTATAATGGCGAATGGGTCCAATAA
- a CDS encoding DNA alkylation repair protein: MSLADLLVELEATKDPHKAGPMEAYMRHQFSFLGVAAPERNALYKKYFPEAKKTKIIDWDFVDTCWEKEPREYQYVAANYLKAMQSYLTENDLPKIERLVVTKSWWDTVDILDRVVGSLVANHPELEEVLLKWSLSDNIWLRRVAIDHQLLRKEKTNVQLMEKILLNNLDQTEFFINKAIGWALRDYSKTNPEWVASFIEKNKERISELSIREASKYL; encoded by the coding sequence ATGAGTCTTGCAGATTTACTTGTGGAGCTAGAAGCGACAAAAGATCCGCATAAAGCAGGCCCCATGGAAGCCTATATGCGCCATCAGTTTTCCTTTCTAGGTGTTGCAGCTCCTGAAAGAAATGCACTCTATAAAAAGTATTTTCCAGAAGCGAAAAAAACAAAGATTATCGATTGGGATTTTGTAGACACTTGCTGGGAAAAGGAACCTAGAGAATACCAGTATGTGGCAGCCAACTATTTGAAGGCCATGCAGTCTTATTTGACGGAGAACGATTTGCCTAAGATTGAGCGCCTGGTCGTGACCAAGTCCTGGTGGGATACGGTAGATATTCTAGATAGAGTAGTTGGGAGTTTGGTGGCTAACCATCCGGAACTTGAAGAAGTGCTTTTAAAATGGAGCCTATCAGACAATATCTGGCTGAGACGAGTCGCTATTGACCACCAGTTGTTAAGAAAAGAGAAAACGAATGTCCAATTGATGGAAAAGATCCTGCTCAATAATCTGGACCAGACAGAATTTTTTATCAACAAGGCCATCGGTTGGGCTTTGCGAGACTACTCAAAAACCAATCCGGAATGGGTAGCAAGCTTCATCGAAAAAAACAAGGAAAGAATATCTGAACTTAGTATCAGAGAAGCCAGTAAGTACCTCTAG
- a CDS encoding sensor histidine kinase, with protein sequence MKKQSYLLIGLTSLLFILFLTNSLLDILNLDWSYLIQDIEKTEKLIFLVLVFSLSMTFFFVLFWRVMEEISRRKMQVNLKRLLAGKELVSFADPDLEASFKSLSGKLNLLTEAVQKAENQSLVKEEALIEKERKRIARDLHDTVSQELFAAHMILSGVSQQALKLDREKMKTQLQSVAAILETAQKDLRVLLLHLRPVELEEKSLVEGIQILLKELEDKSDLEVSLKQNVSKLPKKIEEHIFRILQELISNTLRHAQASCLDVYLYQTDVELQLKVVDNGIGFQLGSLDDLSYGLRNIKERVEDMAGTVQLLTAPKQGLAVDIRIPLLDKES encoded by the coding sequence ATGAAAAAGCAATCCTATCTATTAATCGGGCTGACTTCTCTCCTCTTTATCCTCTTTTTGACCAATAGTCTACTTGATATTCTTAATCTTGATTGGTCCTATTTGATACAAGATATTGAGAAAACAGAAAAGTTAATCTTCTTAGTCTTGGTCTTTAGCCTTTCCATGACCTTCTTTTTTGTCCTCTTTTGGCGGGTGATGGAAGAAATTTCTCGCAGAAAAATGCAGGTCAATCTCAAGCGCTTGTTAGCGGGGAAAGAGCTTGTTTCTTTTGCAGATCCAGACTTGGAAGCCAGTTTTAAGTCCTTGTCTGGCAAGCTCAACCTCTTGACAGAGGCTGTTCAAAAGGCTGAAAATCAAAGCCTAGTTAAGGAAGAAGCACTCATCGAGAAAGAACGGAAGCGGATAGCACGTGATTTACACGATACGGTTAGTCAGGAGTTGTTTGCGGCCCATATGATTTTATCAGGTGTCAGTCAGCAGGCTTTGAAGCTTGATAGAGAAAAGATGAAGACCCAGTTGCAAAGTGTCGCAGCCATCCTGGAGACAGCCCAGAAAGATCTACGGGTCTTGCTCTTGCATTTGCGACCAGTTGAGTTGGAAGAGAAGAGTTTGGTTGAGGGGATTCAAATCCTCTTAAAAGAGCTTGAGGACAAGAGTGATCTCGAGGTAAGTCTCAAGCAAAATGTATCTAAATTGCCCAAGAAGATTGAAGAACATATCTTCCGTATTTTGCAGGAGTTGATTAGCAATACCCTCCGCCATGCCCAGGCATCTTGCTTAGATGTTTACCTCTATCAGACAGATGTTGAATTGCAGTTGAAGGTGGTGGACAATGGAATTGGCTTCCAGTTAGGGAGTTTAGATGACTTGAGTTATGGACTGCGAAATATCAAGGAGCGGGTCGAAGATATGGCAGGAACGGTTCAACTCTTGACAGCTCCAAAGCAAGGGCTGGCGGTTGATATCCGTATTCCCCTGCTAGACAAGGAATCATAA
- the fni gene encoding type 2 isopentenyl-diphosphate Delta-isomerase: MTTNRKDEHIRYALEQKSSYNSFDEVELIHSSLPLYDLDEIDLSTEFAGRKWDFPFYINAMTGGSDKGREINQKLAQVAEACGILFVTGSYSAALKDPTDASFSVKTSHPNLLLGTNIGLDKPVELGLQTVEEMNPLLLQVHVNVMQELLMPEGERKFRSWQSHLADYSKRISVPLVLKEVGFGMDAKTIERASELGVRTVDLSGRGGTSFAYIENRRSGQRDYLNQWGQSTMQALLNVQDWKDKVELLVSGGVRNPLDMIKCLVFGAKAVGLSRTVLELVETYSIEEVISIIQGWKEDLRLIMCALNCATIADLQNVDYILYGKLKEANGQI, encoded by the coding sequence ATGACAACAAATCGTAAGGACGAGCACATCCGCTATGCCCTTGAGCAGAAAAGTTCCTATAATAGCTTTGATGAGGTGGAGTTGATTCATTCTTCCCTGCCTCTTTATGACCTGGATGAGATTGATTTGTCTACAGAGTTTGCAGGTCGAAAGTGGGACTTTCCTTTTTATATCAATGCCATGACAGGTGGGAGTGATAAGGGGAGAGAAATCAATCAAAAACTGGCTCAGGTGGCAGAAGCATGTGGGATTTTGTTTGTGACGGGCTCTTATAGCGCAGCCCTCAAAGATCCAACAGATGCCTCTTTTTCTGTCAAGACTAGCCATCCAAATCTCCTCCTTGGAACCAATATTGGATTGGACAAGCCTGTTGAGTTAGGCCTTCAGACTGTAGAAGAGATGAATCCTCTTCTCCTCCAAGTGCATGTTAATGTCATGCAAGAATTACTCATGCCCGAAGGAGAACGAAAGTTCAGAAGCTGGCAATCGCATCTAGCAGATTACAGTAAGCGCATCTCTGTTCCTCTTGTTTTAAAAGAAGTCGGTTTTGGTATGGATGCCAAGACCATCGAGAGAGCCTCTGAACTGGGTGTTCGAACGGTTGACCTATCAGGTCGTGGTGGCACCAGCTTTGCCTATATCGAAAACCGTCGCAGTGGTCAGCGTGATTACCTCAATCAATGGGGGCAGTCTACTATGCAAGCCCTTCTTAATGTCCAAGACTGGAAAGATAAGGTTGAACTTTTGGTCAGTGGAGGTGTTCGGAACCCACTTGATATGATTAAGTGCTTGGTCTTTGGAGCCAAGGCTGTGGGATTGTCACGAACCGTTCTGGAATTGGTTGAAACCTACTCGATCGAGGAAGTGATTAGCATCATCCAAGGCTGGAAAGAAGATCTACGTTTGATCATGTGTGCCCTTAATTGTGCCACCATAGCGGATTTGCAAAACGTAGACTATATTCTTTATGGCAAACTCAAAGAAGCAAATGGTCAGATCTAA
- the gndA gene encoding NADP-dependent phosphogluconate dehydrogenase, which produces MTKANFGVVGMAVMGRNLALNIESRGYTVAIYNRSKEKTEDVIACHPEKNFVPSYDVESFVNSIEKPRRIMLMVQAGPGTDATIQALLPHLDKGDILIDGGNTFYKDTIRRNEELANSGINFIGTGVSGGEKGALEGPSIMPGGQKEAYELVADVLEEISAKAPEDGKPCVTYIGPDGAGHYVKMVHNGIEYGDMQLIAESYDLMQHLLGLSAEDMAEIFTEWNKGELDSYLIEITADILSRKDDEGQDGPIVDYILDAAGNKGTGKWTSQSALDLGVPLSLITESVFARYISTYKEERVHASKVLPKPATFKFEGDKAELIEKIRQALYFSKIISYAQGFAQLRVASKENNWNLPFADIASIWRDGCIIRSRFLQKITDAYNRDADLANLLLDEYFLDVTAKYQQAVRDIVALAVQAGVPVPTFSAAITYFDSYRSADLPANLIQAQRDYFGAHTYQRKDKEGTFHYSWYDEK; this is translated from the coding sequence ATGACAAAAGCTAACTTTGGTGTCGTTGGTATGGCCGTAATGGGTCGTAACCTTGCCCTAAATATCGAATCTCGTGGTTATACAGTTGCCATTTACAACCGTAGTAAAGAAAAAACAGAAGACGTAATTGCTTGCCATCCTGAAAAGAACTTTGTGCCAAGCTATGACGTTGAAAGCTTTGTAAACTCAATCGAAAAACCTCGTCGTATCATGCTGATGGTTCAAGCTGGACCTGGTACAGACGCAACCATCCAAGCCCTTCTTCCCCACCTTGACAAGGGTGATATCTTGATTGATGGAGGAAACACTTTCTACAAAGATACCATCCGTCGTAATGAAGAACTAGCAAACTCAGGGATCAACTTTATCGGAACTGGAGTTTCTGGTGGTGAAAAAGGTGCCCTTGAAGGTCCGTCTATCATGCCTGGAGGACAAAAAGAAGCCTATGAATTGGTTGCGGATGTTCTCGAAGAAATCTCAGCTAAAGCACCAGAAGATGGCAAACCATGTGTGACTTACATCGGTCCTGATGGAGCTGGTCACTATGTGAAGATGGTCCACAACGGTATCGAGTATGGTGACATGCAATTGATCGCAGAAAGCTATGACTTGATGCAACACTTGCTTGGCCTTTCTGCAGAAGACATGGCTGAAATCTTTACTGAGTGGAACAAGGGAGAGTTGGACAGCTACTTAATCGAAATCACAGCTGATATCTTGAGCCGTAAAGACGATGAAGGTCAAGATGGACCAATCGTAGACTACATCCTGGATGCTGCAGGAAACAAAGGAACTGGTAAATGGACTAGCCAATCAGCTCTTGACCTTGGTGTGCCATTGTCACTGATTACGGAGTCAGTATTTGCTCGCTACATCTCTACATACAAAGAAGAGCGTGTACATGCTAGCAAGGTCCTTCCAAAACCAGCTACTTTCAAATTTGAAGGAGACAAGGCTGAGTTGATTGAAAAGATCCGTCAAGCCCTTTACTTCTCAAAAATTATCTCTTACGCACAAGGTTTCGCACAATTGCGTGTAGCTTCTAAAGAAAATAACTGGAACTTGCCATTTGCGGACATTGCATCTATCTGGCGTGATGGCTGTATCATCCGTTCTCGTTTCTTGCAAAAGATCACAGATGCTTACAACCGCGATGCTGATCTTGCAAACCTTCTCTTGGATGAGTATTTCTTGGATGTTACTGCTAAGTACCAACAAGCAGTGCGTGATATCGTAGCTCTTGCTGTTCAAGCTGGTGTACCAGTGCCAACCTTCTCAGCAGCTATTACTTACTTTGATAGCTACCGTTCAGCTGACCTTCCTGCTAACTTGATCCAAGCGCAACGTGACTACTTTGGTGCCCACACTTACCAACGTAAAGACAAAGAAGGAACATTCCACTACTCTTGGTATGACGAAAAATAA